One region of Aurantimonas sp. HBX-1 genomic DNA includes:
- a CDS encoding acetyl-CoA C-acetyltransferase: protein MARAVYLVDGARTPFIKARGRPGPFTPVDLAVQCGRPLLMRQAFAPDAIDLVILGCVNVVADEMNPARVAGLRLGLPDETPAFTVQINCGSGMQSIDTAFRYIEGGTADIVLAGGTDALSHSPLVLRRGAVDWFAELNGARSTGDRLKAFAGLKPDFLKPLIGLERGLTDPITNLNMGQTAELLAHYFAISRQEADEYAAESHNRLDRATNEGWLKDEMLPAFGRDGDVYERDDGVRPGSSADGLAKLKPVFEKPYGKVTAGNSSQITDGASWVVLASEEAVARHGMQPLARIVDSEWGALDPSIMGLGPVVATAPILKRQNMGVSDVDLWELNEAFAAQVLACLRAFETEKIANDVLGLEGRGGAIDRARLNVDGGAISLGHPVGTSGNRITLHLANAMRRLGHKRGIATECIGGGQGGAMLLEAA from the coding sequence ATGGCCCGCGCGGTCTATCTCGTCGACGGCGCCCGCACGCCCTTCATCAAGGCGCGCGGCCGGCCGGGGCCCTTCACCCCGGTCGACCTCGCGGTGCAGTGCGGCCGGCCCCTCTTGATGCGTCAGGCCTTTGCGCCGGACGCGATCGACCTCGTCATCCTCGGCTGCGTCAACGTCGTCGCCGACGAGATGAACCCGGCGCGGGTCGCCGGGCTGCGGCTCGGCCTGCCGGACGAGACGCCGGCCTTCACCGTGCAGATCAATTGCGGCTCGGGCATGCAGTCGATCGACACCGCCTTCCGCTATATCGAGGGCGGCACCGCCGACATCGTGCTGGCCGGCGGCACCGATGCGCTCAGTCACTCGCCCTTGGTGCTGCGGCGCGGCGCCGTCGACTGGTTCGCCGAGCTGAACGGGGCCCGCTCCACCGGCGACCGGCTGAAGGCCTTTGCCGGACTGAAACCGGATTTCCTCAAGCCGCTGATCGGCCTGGAGCGCGGGCTTACCGACCCGATCACCAATCTCAACATGGGCCAGACCGCCGAGCTCCTCGCGCATTATTTCGCGATAAGCCGGCAGGAGGCCGACGAATACGCCGCCGAGAGCCACAACCGGCTCGACCGCGCGACCAACGAGGGCTGGCTGAAGGACGAGATGCTGCCGGCCTTCGGGCGCGACGGCGACGTCTACGAACGCGACGACGGCGTGCGCCCGGGCTCCAGCGCCGACGGCCTCGCCAAGCTGAAGCCGGTGTTCGAGAAGCCCTACGGCAAGGTGACGGCGGGCAATTCCTCGCAGATCACCGACGGCGCCTCCTGGGTGGTGCTCGCCTCCGAGGAGGCGGTGGCGCGCCATGGCATGCAGCCGCTGGCCCGCATCGTCGATTCCGAATGGGGCGCGCTCGACCCCTCGATCATGGGTCTCGGTCCCGTCGTCGCCACCGCGCCGATCCTGAAGCGCCAGAACATGGGCGTCTCGGACGTCGATCTCTGGGAGCTGAACGAGGCTTTCGCGGCGCAGGTGCTGGCCTGCCTGCGCGCCTTCGAGACGGAAAAGATCGCCAACGACGTGCTCGGCCTCGAGGGCCGCGGCGGCGCTATCGACCGCGCAAGGCTGAATGTCGACGGCGGCGCGATCTCGCTCGGCCATCCGGTCGGCACCAGCGGCAACCGCATCACCCTGCATCTGGCCAACGCCATGCGGCGGCTGGGGCACAAGCGGGGCATCGCTACCGAATGCATCGGCGGCGGCCAGGGCGGCGCGATGCTGCTGGAAGCGGCGTGA
- a CDS encoding acyl-CoA dehydrogenase, with product MSFRQEKLTQPIYRWAKRAMPPISDTEQKAIDAGTVWWDGELFTGNPDWAKLLAMPPARLSPDEQAFMDGPVNQLCAMIDEWKMVWEDRDLPPEVWTFLREKKFFGMVIPKEYGGLGFSNTAHSEVVRKVSSCSVVAGVTVMVPNSLGPGELMLHFGTQAQRDHWLPRLADGREIPCFGLTSAEAGSDAAAMTDSGIVEYGEHEGERVLGIRLNFAKRYITLGPVATVMGLAFKMFDPENHLGRGKELGITVALLPTATPGVSHGDRHIPQFTFFQNGPLYGKDVFIPLDWVLGGPDRIGEGWTMLMTALAAGRGISLPSQSAASAAICARTTGAYARVRTQFNVPIGMFEGIQQPLADIAANAYQIDAARRLTVAALDEGHRPSVISAIMKAHATYRMRESIERSMDIHGGKAIIDGPNNYLGQQYKSVPIGITVEGANILTRNLMIFGQGAIRAHPYMLKELMALSDKDEARGLKDFDTHFWAHAGHAVKNAFRTFVRGWTGGLAAPAPKGAAFTSHWRQLSRYSSAFALIADLSLLTLGGALKRKEMLSARLGDILSELYLLGATLKRFEVEGRPEADKPLVEYIMQKGYNRMGLAFEGVLDNLPARWAAVLTRALAFPLGVPYQEPADELTSEVAAILMRPSSQRDRLTPDVYLGEGRAEHPVKDLEIAFELVCAVAPVEKRMREAGQRDPARALEAGLISEAEFTQLAEAKAAVDKVVAVDAFPMRDVSPIASQHDRPDGDASGDGARREAAE from the coding sequence ATGTCATTCCGCCAGGAGAAGCTGACGCAACCGATCTACCGCTGGGCCAAGCGGGCGATGCCGCCGATCTCCGACACCGAGCAGAAGGCGATCGACGCCGGCACGGTCTGGTGGGACGGCGAGCTGTTCACCGGCAATCCGGACTGGGCCAAGCTCCTCGCCATGCCGCCGGCGCGGCTGTCGCCGGACGAGCAGGCCTTCATGGACGGGCCGGTCAACCAGCTCTGCGCGATGATCGACGAGTGGAAGATGGTCTGGGAAGACCGCGACCTTCCGCCCGAAGTCTGGACCTTCCTGCGCGAGAAGAAGTTCTTCGGGATGGTGATCCCCAAGGAATATGGCGGTCTGGGCTTCTCCAACACCGCCCATTCCGAGGTGGTGCGCAAGGTCTCCTCCTGCTCGGTCGTGGCGGGCGTAACGGTCATGGTGCCGAACTCGCTCGGACCCGGCGAACTCATGCTGCATTTCGGCACCCAGGCGCAGCGCGACCACTGGCTGCCCCGTCTCGCCGACGGCCGCGAAATCCCCTGTTTCGGCCTGACGTCGGCCGAGGCCGGCTCCGACGCCGCGGCGATGACCGACAGCGGCATCGTCGAATATGGCGAGCACGAGGGTGAACGCGTCCTCGGCATCCGGCTGAACTTCGCCAAGCGCTACATCACGCTCGGGCCCGTCGCGACGGTGATGGGCCTCGCCTTCAAGATGTTCGACCCGGAGAACCATCTCGGCAGGGGCAAGGAGCTCGGCATCACCGTGGCGCTGCTGCCGACGGCGACGCCCGGCGTCAGCCACGGCGACCGCCACATCCCGCAGTTCACCTTCTTCCAGAACGGCCCGCTCTACGGCAAGGACGTGTTCATCCCGCTCGACTGGGTGCTCGGCGGCCCGGACCGGATCGGCGAGGGCTGGACGATGCTGATGACGGCGCTCGCCGCCGGCCGCGGCATCTCGCTGCCGTCCCAGTCGGCCGCATCCGCGGCGATCTGCGCCCGCACCACCGGCGCCTATGCCCGGGTGCGCACCCAGTTCAACGTCCCGATCGGCATGTTCGAGGGCATCCAGCAGCCGCTCGCCGACATCGCCGCCAACGCCTACCAGATCGACGCGGCGCGGCGGCTCACCGTCGCAGCGCTCGACGAGGGCCACCGCCCCTCGGTGATCTCGGCGATCATGAAGGCGCACGCCACCTACCGGATGCGCGAATCGATCGAGCGGTCGATGGACATCCACGGCGGCAAGGCGATCATCGACGGGCCGAACAACTATCTCGGACAGCAGTACAAGTCGGTGCCGATCGGCATCACCGTCGAGGGCGCCAACATCCTCACCCGCAACCTGATGATCTTCGGCCAGGGAGCGATCCGCGCGCATCCCTACATGCTGAAGGAGCTGATGGCGCTGTCGGACAAGGACGAGGCGCGCGGGCTCAAGGACTTCGACACGCATTTCTGGGCGCATGCCGGCCACGCGGTGAAGAACGCCTTCCGCACCTTCGTGCGCGGCTGGACCGGCGGCCTCGCCGCCCCGGCGCCGAAGGGCGCCGCCTTCACCAGCCACTGGCGCCAGCTGTCGCGCTATTCCTCCGCCTTCGCCCTCATCGCCGACCTCTCGCTGCTGACGCTGGGCGGGGCGCTGAAGCGCAAGGAGATGCTGTCGGCGCGGCTCGGCGACATCCTGTCGGAGCTCTACCTGCTCGGCGCGACGCTGAAGCGCTTCGAGGTCGAGGGCCGGCCGGAGGCGGACAAGCCGCTGGTCGAGTACATCATGCAGAAGGGCTACAACCGCATGGGGCTCGCCTTCGAGGGCGTGCTCGACAACCTGCCCGCCCGCTGGGCCGCCGTGCTGACGCGCGCGCTTGCCTTCCCGCTGGGCGTTCCCTACCAGGAGCCGGCGGACGAGCTGACCAGCGAGGTCGCGGCGATCCTCATGCGCCCGTCGTCGCAGCGCGATCGGCTGACGCCCGATGTCTATCTCGGCGAAGGTCGCGCCGAACATCCGGTCAAGGATCTGGAAATCGCCTTCGAGCTCGTCTGCGCCGTCGCGCCGGTCGAGAAGCGGATGCGCGAGGCCGGCCAGCGCGACCCGGCCCGGGCGCTCGAGGCAGGCCTGATCAGCGAGGCAGAATTCACGCAGCTCGCCGAGGCCAAGGCCGCCGTCGACAAGGTCGTCGCGGTCGACGCCTTCCCGATGCGCGACGTGTCGCCGATCGCCAGCCAGCACGACCGGCCGGACGGCGACGCTTCCGGCGACGGCGCACGGCGCGAGGCGGCGGAATAA
- the purD gene encoding phosphoribosylamine--glycine ligase → MNVLLIGSGGREHALAWKLAQSPELGTLHAAPGNPGIAEHASLVSLDIGDHAAVAGFCRDHDIGLVVVGPEAPLVAGLADALTDAGVPVFGPSAAAAQLEGSKGFTKDLCARHDIPTARYRRFTDAASARDYVEAGGVPVVIKADGLAAGKGVTVAMTREEALNAVDACFAGEFGVAGAELVVEAFLEGEEASLFCICDGERALFFGTAQDHKRAFDRDRGPNTGGMGAYSPALPMTEAVTARVMREIIEPTLSGMKQAGTPFRGVLYAGLMLTEDGPQLIEYNVRFGDPECQVLMPRLKSDLLPILLAAANGDLSGVAPEWSGERALTVVMATDGYPGPYVTGSEIRSLPEPSDHALIFHAGTAVRDGRLVAVGGRVLNVTATGGSVREAARRAYDLLEKVEWEEGFWRSDIGHRAIMTEPG, encoded by the coding sequence ATCAACGTGCTGCTGATCGGGTCGGGCGGCCGCGAACACGCGCTGGCCTGGAAACTCGCGCAGTCGCCGGAGCTGGGCACTCTCCACGCGGCGCCGGGCAATCCGGGGATCGCCGAGCATGCCAGCCTCGTCTCCCTCGACATCGGCGATCATGCCGCCGTCGCCGGCTTCTGCCGCGACCACGACATCGGTCTGGTGGTCGTCGGGCCGGAAGCGCCACTGGTGGCGGGGCTCGCCGACGCGCTGACGGATGCCGGGGTGCCGGTTTTCGGGCCCTCCGCCGCCGCGGCGCAGCTGGAAGGCTCGAAGGGCTTCACCAAGGATCTCTGCGCCCGCCACGACATCCCCACCGCCCGCTACCGCCGCTTCACCGACGCGGCGAGCGCGCGGGACTATGTCGAGGCGGGCGGCGTGCCGGTCGTCATCAAGGCCGACGGGCTCGCCGCCGGCAAGGGCGTCACTGTCGCGATGACCCGCGAGGAGGCGCTGAACGCGGTCGATGCGTGCTTCGCCGGCGAGTTCGGCGTCGCCGGTGCCGAGCTGGTGGTCGAGGCGTTCCTCGAGGGCGAGGAGGCGAGCCTCTTCTGCATCTGCGACGGCGAGCGGGCACTGTTCTTCGGCACGGCGCAGGACCACAAGCGCGCCTTTGATCGCGACCGCGGCCCGAACACCGGCGGCATGGGCGCCTATTCGCCGGCGCTGCCGATGACCGAGGCGGTGACGGCACGGGTCATGCGCGAGATCATCGAGCCGACGCTTTCCGGCATGAAGCAGGCCGGCACGCCCTTCCGCGGCGTGCTCTATGCCGGGCTGATGCTGACCGAGGACGGCCCGCAGCTGATCGAATACAATGTCCGCTTTGGCGATCCGGAATGCCAGGTGCTGATGCCGCGGCTGAAGAGCGACCTCCTGCCGATCCTGCTGGCCGCCGCCAACGGCGACCTCTCCGGCGTCGCGCCGGAATGGTCGGGCGAGCGGGCGCTGACCGTCGTGATGGCGACGGACGGCTATCCCGGACCCTACGTCACCGGCAGCGAGATCCGCAGCCTGCCGGAGCCGAGCGACCACGCGCTGATCTTCCATGCGGGCACGGCGGTTCGCGACGGACGGCTGGTCGCCGTCGGCGGGCGGGTGCTGAACGTCACCGCCACCGGCGGCAGCGTCCGCGAGGCCGCGCGCCGGGCCTACGACCTCCTGGAAAAGGTCGAGTGGGAGGAGGGTTTCTGGCGCTCCGACATCGGCCATCGGGCCATCATGACCGAGCCGGGCTGA
- the ubiA gene encoding 4-hydroxybenzoate octaprenyltransferase has protein sequence MSNLKTGLADHSDRVADAPSDNWVYRTLPRGAWPYAQLARWDRPIGWQLLLWPCWWAAALAPQAVSPSAVHLGLPSLWQLFLFLVGAIAMRGAGCTYNDLVDQKIDDMVARTRSRPLPSGRLSRSQAKWFLVAQALVGFLVLIQFNVFSVLLGIASLGVVAIYPFLKRFTDWPQLGLGLAFSWGALMGWAGYWGELAPGAVLLYAGCILWTIGYDTIYAHQDKEDDALVGVRSTARLFGSRTKPALIVLYAGTIGLFLAAFVATGHGIGGGPAWPAYAGLAIGAAQMGWQIRTLDIDDPDQCLKLFKSNTLFGWIVFFGLIFSALWALSFPVTGG, from the coding sequence ATGTCGAATCTCAAGACTGGCCTCGCCGACCACTCCGACCGCGTCGCAGACGCGCCATCGGACAACTGGGTCTACCGGACCCTTCCCCGCGGCGCCTGGCCTTATGCCCAGCTTGCACGCTGGGATCGCCCCATCGGGTGGCAGTTGCTGCTGTGGCCCTGCTGGTGGGCGGCGGCGCTGGCGCCGCAGGCGGTCTCGCCGAGTGCCGTGCATCTCGGCCTGCCCAGCCTCTGGCAGCTGTTCCTGTTCCTGGTCGGCGCGATCGCCATGCGCGGCGCCGGCTGCACATATAACGACCTCGTCGACCAGAAGATCGACGACATGGTGGCGCGCACCCGCTCGCGGCCGCTGCCGTCGGGCCGCCTGTCGCGCTCGCAGGCGAAGTGGTTTCTGGTCGCGCAGGCGCTGGTCGGGTTCCTGGTGCTGATCCAGTTCAACGTCTTCTCGGTGCTGCTGGGCATCGCCTCGCTGGGTGTCGTGGCGATCTATCCTTTCCTGAAGCGCTTCACCGACTGGCCGCAGCTGGGCCTCGGCCTCGCCTTCTCCTGGGGTGCCCTGATGGGATGGGCAGGATACTGGGGCGAACTCGCGCCCGGCGCGGTGCTGCTCTATGCCGGCTGCATCCTGTGGACGATCGGCTACGACACGATCTACGCGCATCAGGACAAGGAGGACGACGCGCTGGTCGGCGTGCGCTCGACGGCACGGCTGTTCGGGAGCCGCACCAAGCCGGCCCTGATCGTCCTCTATGCCGGGACGATCGGGCTGTTCCTCGCGGCCTTCGTGGCGACCGGCCACGGCATCGGCGGCGGGCCCGCCTGGCCGGCCTATGCCGGCCTCGCCATCGGCGCGGCGCAGATGGGATGGCAGATCCGCACGCTCGACATCGACGATCCGGACCAGTGCCTGAAGCTGTTCAAGTCGAACACGCTGTTCGGCTGGATCGTGTTCTTCGGGCTGATCTTCTCGGCGCTCTGGGCGCTGTCGTTCCCGGTGACGGGCGGCTGA
- a CDS encoding DUF6101 family protein — MNIAPFDAAVRPVWATLPVRLDPAACDRRQTVEIIDEGEVVVCRVDRRGAVIRRKLGGSGLPVSIALPARAFRGVAARAMETAEGEVTVTLELHHDDPRCTVPLLVASDLYDVAADWRGWSEVFGLPMLMVEADGTICALEDTLGAIKAAQPAPRRRSANRQRRPRFLARRKPGGLGMRMVVAGEEIIARS, encoded by the coding sequence ATGAATATCGCTCCGTTCGATGCAGCAGTCAGGCCCGTCTGGGCGACGCTTCCGGTCCGGCTCGATCCGGCCGCCTGCGACCGTCGCCAGACGGTGGAGATCATTGACGAGGGCGAGGTCGTCGTCTGCCGCGTCGACAGGCGTGGCGCGGTGATCCGCCGCAAGCTCGGCGGCTCCGGCCTGCCGGTTTCGATCGCGCTGCCGGCCCGCGCCTTCCGCGGCGTGGCGGCCCGCGCCATGGAGACGGCTGAGGGCGAGGTGACGGTGACGCTCGAACTGCACCATGACGACCCGCGCTGCACCGTGCCGCTGCTGGTCGCCAGCGACCTCTACGACGTCGCCGCCGACTGGCGCGGCTGGTCCGAAGTCTTCGGCCTACCGATGCTGATGGTCGAGGCCGACGGCACGATCTGCGCGCTCGAGGACACGCTCGGCGCCATCAAGGCGGCCCAGCCGGCACCCCGCCGCCGCTCCGCCAACCGGCAGCGCCGGCCCCGCTTCCTGGCGCGCCGCAAGCCCGGCGGCCTCGGCATGCGCATGGTCGTCGCCGGCGAGGAGATCATCGCCCGCAGCTGA
- a CDS encoding FAD-binding oxidoreductase has protein sequence MDTIDTPLPADLLARFAAIVGERNALTDPDLVEPYLHEPRDLFHGRTSLVLRPGSTDEVAAIMRLASETRTAIVPQGGNTGLVGGQSPRSPREIVVSLSRLDKVRAVDPVGRTLTVEAGVVLKRVQEAADAAGLFFPLSLGSEGSCQIGGNLSSNAGGTGVLAYGNSRDLCLGVEAVLASGEIFHGLRRLKKDNRGYDLRHLFIGSEGTLGIITAAVLKLFPKPAGREVAYVGLASPEAALQLLRHAERLAGPQLSAFELMPRIGMEFTIRHTQGARDPLEGPHPWYVLIEISSSRSAEDARDTLEAVLTEGFEAGIVDDAVPAKSLAEANAFWAMREELSWAQKPEGGSIKHDVAVPVALVPEFLARADRAVAEAMPGARVVAFGHLGDGNIHYNISQPVEADTAAFLSRWHEMNVIVHGIVASMDGTFSAEHGIGQLKREELALSKQGPEIELMRRIKAAFDPDDILNPGKLV, from the coding sequence ATGGACACGATCGACACGCCGCTTCCCGCCGACCTGCTCGCCCGATTCGCCGCCATTGTCGGCGAACGCAACGCGCTCACCGATCCCGATCTCGTCGAACCCTATCTGCACGAGCCCCGCGACCTCTTCCACGGACGCACGAGCCTCGTGCTGCGGCCGGGCAGCACCGACGAGGTCGCCGCAATCATGCGCCTTGCCAGCGAAACCCGCACGGCGATCGTGCCGCAAGGCGGCAATACCGGGCTGGTCGGCGGCCAGTCGCCCCGCTCGCCGCGCGAGATCGTCGTTTCGCTGTCGCGGCTCGACAAGGTCCGGGCGGTCGATCCGGTCGGGCGGACGTTGACGGTCGAAGCCGGCGTGGTGCTCAAGCGCGTGCAGGAGGCGGCCGATGCGGCCGGCCTGTTCTTCCCGCTGTCGCTCGGCTCCGAAGGCAGCTGCCAGATCGGCGGCAACCTCTCCTCCAATGCCGGCGGCACTGGCGTGCTCGCATACGGCAATTCCCGCGACCTCTGTCTCGGCGTCGAGGCGGTGCTGGCCTCCGGCGAGATCTTTCACGGCCTGCGGCGGCTGAAGAAGGACAATCGCGGCTACGACCTCCGCCATCTCTTCATCGGCAGCGAGGGCACGCTCGGCATCATCACCGCGGCCGTGCTGAAGCTGTTTCCGAAACCCGCCGGCCGCGAGGTCGCCTATGTCGGCCTCGCCTCGCCGGAAGCGGCGCTGCAGCTGCTGCGCCATGCCGAACGGCTCGCCGGGCCGCAGCTCTCCGCCTTCGAACTGATGCCGCGCATCGGCATGGAATTCACCATTCGCCACACCCAGGGGGCCCGCGATCCGCTGGAAGGCCCGCATCCCTGGTACGTGCTGATCGAGATCAGCTCCAGCCGCTCCGCCGAAGACGCGCGCGACACGCTGGAAGCGGTGCTTACCGAGGGCTTCGAGGCAGGGATCGTCGATGACGCCGTGCCGGCCAAGTCGCTGGCGGAAGCCAACGCCTTCTGGGCGATGCGCGAGGAGCTGAGCTGGGCGCAGAAGCCGGAAGGCGGCTCGATCAAGCACGACGTGGCGGTGCCGGTGGCGCTGGTGCCGGAATTCCTCGCCCGTGCCGACCGGGCGGTGGCCGAGGCCATGCCCGGCGCCCGGGTGGTCGCCTTCGGCCATCTCGGCGACGGCAACATCCACTACAACATCTCCCAGCCCGTCGAAGCCGACACCGCCGCCTTCCTGTCGCGCTGGCACGAGATGAACGTCATCGTCCACGGCATCGTCGCCTCGATGGACGGCACGTTCTCCGCCGAGCACGGGATCGGCCAGCTGAAGCGCGAGGAACTCGCCCTGAGCAAGCAGGGACCCGAGATCGAATTGATGCGGCGCATCAAGGCGGCCTTCGATCCTGACGATATCTTAAACCCCGGAAAGCTGGTTTAG
- a CDS encoding L-threonylcarbamoyladenylate synthase, whose translation MQTDLIPVTAADAERRALALLQAGAAIALPTETVYGLAADATNGTAVAAIFAAKGRPRFNPLICHVPGIEMARRLAELGPVAKRLAEAFWPGPLTLVLPLRPDSPVHPLATAGLATIAVRAPEGVVARLAEALGRPLAAPSANPSGRVSPTSAANVLRGLEGRIPLILDGGPSPVGVESTIVRPETDRLVLLRAGGIDRAALAAATGLPVVDPAPDGAISAPGQLASHYAPAGRVRLDAPSVEPGEYLIAFGPDPLPGQEAAAQVLNLSGSGDLAEAASNLFAALARFDAPEIERIAVAPIPHRGLGEAINDRLRRAAAPR comes from the coding sequence GTGCAGACCGATCTCATCCCCGTCACCGCCGCCGACGCCGAACGGCGGGCGCTCGCCCTGCTGCAGGCCGGCGCGGCCATCGCGCTGCCGACCGAGACCGTCTACGGCCTCGCCGCCGACGCCACCAACGGCACGGCCGTTGCCGCGATCTTCGCGGCCAAGGGCCGGCCGCGCTTCAACCCGCTGATCTGCCACGTCCCCGGCATCGAGATGGCCCGCCGCCTCGCCGAGCTGGGTCCCGTCGCCAAACGCCTGGCGGAGGCGTTCTGGCCGGGGCCACTGACGCTGGTGCTGCCGCTGCGCCCCGACTCCCCCGTGCATCCCCTGGCGACCGCCGGCCTTGCGACGATCGCCGTGCGCGCTCCTGAGGGCGTCGTCGCGCGCCTCGCCGAGGCCCTCGGGCGCCCGCTGGCGGCGCCCAGCGCCAACCCCTCCGGCCGCGTCAGCCCGACCAGCGCCGCCAACGTGCTGCGCGGGCTGGAGGGCCGCATACCGCTGATCCTCGATGGCGGCCCGTCTCCGGTGGGGGTGGAGTCGACCATCGTCAGGCCGGAGACCGATCGGCTGGTGCTGCTGCGCGCCGGCGGCATCGACCGGGCGGCGCTTGCGGCGGCGACCGGCCTTCCGGTGGTCGACCCGGCGCCGGACGGCGCGATCTCCGCCCCCGGGCAGCTCGCCTCGCATTATGCGCCGGCCGGCCGCGTCCGGCTCGATGCCCCCAGCGTCGAGCCCGGCGAATATCTCATCGCCTTCGGTCCGGACCCGCTGCCGGGCCAGGAAGCCGCGGCGCAGGTGCTCAATCTCAGCGGCTCCGGCGATCTCGCCGAGGCGGCGAGCAATCTCTTTGCCGCGCTAGCGCGCTTCGACGCGCCGGAGATCGAGCGGATCGCCGTGGCACCCATCCCGCATCGCGGGCTGGGCGAGGCGATCAACGACCGGCTCCGCCGCGCCGCCGCGCCGCGCTAA
- a CDS encoding glycoside hydrolase family 25 protein yields MTTPSAALAAALNLACALFAGTVLLATPAAAEWNAPWKSEDKALVIDAYEFNPINWQEMTADKRIAGFINKASDGLPPEWNCGKVDDDAYKLCKNRWWKYSVTKELYMTRREMAKMKGLLWGAYHLARPGNPREQADHFIDFAEPAEDDLIALDIEDISDEWMSLSDAEIFADQIKIRTGRYPVLYTNGNTAAYISENKAEYPLLSRLPLWYARYREDITGKFPEETWPSYALWQFSSMHNCNTRSCPYRVQGAKTDIDVNVASMDVPALRKAWPFDELIETQPAEEDPAMLIAAVDEKTKADVARIAEAKAETPEPTRRAPEAPLPGTLAAAYAPAAHHAGLDPLKMLADVARQEQQGGAAGAVSVAASAPQAVEGTGTLSQETARKLQAHIGTLRSAIAIAAEEVDRLFIGSANAATMPEGADEEAALGGKAVRSRFVEVVKAATAAREAGALPMPARILSQFGADTSPRGARVVSGAGRYAELALPDQRILGAFATTR; encoded by the coding sequence ATGACGACACCGAGCGCCGCCCTGGCGGCCGCCCTGAATCTCGCCTGTGCCCTGTTTGCCGGCACGGTCCTTCTGGCGACGCCGGCTGCTGCCGAGTGGAACGCCCCCTGGAAGTCCGAGGACAAGGCCCTCGTCATCGACGCCTACGAATTCAATCCGATCAACTGGCAGGAAATGACCGCCGACAAGCGGATCGCCGGTTTCATCAACAAGGCCTCCGACGGCCTGCCGCCGGAGTGGAACTGCGGCAAGGTCGACGACGACGCCTACAAGCTCTGCAAGAACCGGTGGTGGAAATATTCCGTCACCAAGGAGCTCTACATGACCCGCCGCGAGATGGCGAAGATGAAGGGGCTGCTCTGGGGCGCCTATCATCTCGCCCGCCCCGGCAACCCGCGCGAGCAGGCCGACCATTTCATCGACTTCGCCGAGCCGGCCGAGGATGACCTGATCGCCCTCGACATCGAGGACATCTCCGACGAGTGGATGAGCCTCTCGGACGCCGAGATCTTCGCCGACCAGATCAAGATCCGCACCGGCCGCTATCCGGTCCTCTACACCAACGGCAACACCGCCGCCTACATCTCCGAGAACAAGGCCGAGTACCCGCTGCTGTCGCGCCTGCCGCTCTGGTACGCCCGCTACCGCGAGGACATCACCGGCAAGTTCCCCGAGGAGACGTGGCCGAGCTACGCGCTCTGGCAGTTCTCCTCGATGCACAACTGCAATACCCGCAGTTGCCCCTACCGGGTGCAGGGCGCCAAGACCGACATCGACGTCAATGTCGCCTCGATGGACGTTCCGGCCCTGCGCAAGGCCTGGCCCTTCGACGAGCTGATCGAGACGCAGCCCGCCGAGGAAGATCCGGCGATGCTGATCGCCGCCGTCGACGAGAAGACCAAGGCAGACGTCGCCCGTATCGCCGAGGCGAAGGCCGAAACCCCGGAGCCGACGCGTCGGGCGCCGGAAGCGCCGCTCCCGGGCACGCTGGCCGCCGCCTATGCGCCGGCCGCGCACCACGCCGGGCTCGACCCGCTCAAGATGCTCGCCGATGTGGCGCGCCAGGAACAGCAGGGCGGCGCCGCCGGGGCCGTGTCCGTTGCTGCCAGCGCCCCGCAGGCGGTCGAAGGCACCGGGACCCTGTCGCAGGAGACGGCCCGCAAGCTGCAGGCCCATATCGGCACGCTGCGTTCGGCCATCGCCATCGCCGCCGAGGAGGTCGACCGGCTGTTCATCGGCAGCGCCAATGCCGCCACCATGCCCGAGGGCGCGGACGAGGAAGCCGCGCTCGGCGGCAAGGCCGTCCGTTCCCGTTTCGTCGAAGTGGTCAAGGCCGCGACGGCGGCCCGCGAGGCGGGTGCGCTGCCGATGCCGGCCCGGATCCTGTCGCAGTTCGGCGCCGACACCTCGCCGCGAGGCGCGCGCGTCGTCAGCGGGGCGGGACGCTACGCCGAACTGGCGCTGCCCGACCAGCGCATCCTCGGCGCCTTCGCCACCACCCGCTGA